From the Moraxella sp. FZFQ2102 genome, the window TAAGGTACTTTTATCGTTGAAAATTTGCCAGTTAATGCCATTTTGGTCAAAGGCTGCTTTGGTGGATTGGTTTTATTTTCAAGGCTTTTATAAAAGGATTTTGAAAAGGTGCTCCACATAATCTCATTAAGCATTGCACCATCATCACCACTTTTACCTGCTTCTAAATAGCGAAATGCAGGCGTCCAATCAGCAGCAAATACAGCACCGCTAAATAATAGGCTAGATGCTAGCAGCAATTTTTCATCATCAATTCCAATCAAAATCATTGTTCACTTATCTTAATCGAAATTCACCCAACATTCAAATTTAAAACAAAAATAACTGTAAATTCATCTCAAATTATCATAACGCCCCTTGCCAACACCCCGTAATTTTTGGTACAATACGGCGTTATTTCATCAACCTAATTATCTGATTTTTGGATAATTTGGCACACTACAAAGGAAATAACCTATGCTACGCATTGCCTACGATGCCTTGACATTTGATGATGTCTTGCTCCTACCTGCCTACTCTGAAGTCCTACCAAAAGAAACCAACCTAAGTACTCGCCTAACCACTGACATCAACCTAAATCTGCCAATCATCTCAGCGGCGATGGATACCGTCACCGAATCTAAGATGGCGATTGCAATGGCTCAGCTTGGCGGTCTGGGTATCATTCATAAAAACATGGACATCGCTCATCAAGCACGCCGTGTCCGCCATGTCAAAAAATTTGAAGCAGGTACCGTTGCTGACCCAATCACTGTCAATCCTGATGCCACTGTGGGCGATTTGCTACGCATCACTCGTGAGCACAAAATCAGCGGTGTACCTGTCGTAGAAGCAGGTAGCAATAAGGTCGTTGGTATCGTTACCCACCGTGATTTACGCTTTGAGACCAATCTGAATCAGCCTGTGTCAAATGTCATGACACCAAAAGATAAGCTAGTGACTGTCAAAGAAGGCGAGTCTCAAGAGCGTATCAAAGAGCTACTTCATAAGCACCGTATCGAAAAAGTCGTGGTGATTGATGATGATTTTCGTCTAAAAGGTCTCATCACCGTCAATGATTTCACCAAAGCTGAAAACAACCCAAATGCCGCCAAAGACAGCCGTGGTCGTCTGCGTGTCGGTGCTGCTGTCGGTACAGGTGCAGATACCGAAGCTCGTGTTGAAGCCTTGATTGATGCCAATGTCGATGTCATCATCGTCGATACAGCACATGGCCACTCAAAAGGTGTCATCGACCGTGTGGCATGGATCAAGAAAAACTATCCAAACATCCAAGTCATCGGTGGTAATATCGCAACAGGCGATGCAGCACTTGCCTTGATGGATGCAGGTGCAAACGCTGTCAAAGTCGGTATCGGCCCTGGCTCTATCTGTACCACGCGTATCATCGCAGGTATTGGTGTACCGCAAATCAGTGCGATTGACAATGTCGCCACTGCACTCAAAGACCGCATCCCATTGATCGCCGATGGCGGTATCCGCTTCTCAGGCGATATGGCAAAAGCCATCGCAGCAGGTGCGTCGTGCATCATGGTGGGTAGTCTATTGGCAGGTACCGAAGAAGCGCCAGGTGAAGTTGAGCTATTCCAAGGTCGTTACTACAAGGCGTATCGTGGTATGGGCTCGCTAGGTGCGATGAGTGGTCAAAACGGCTCATCAGATCGCTATTTCCAAGATGCCAAAGACGGTGTTGAAAAACTTGTCCCGGAAGGTATCGAAGGCCGTGTACCGTACAAAGGCCCAGTCGCAGGTATCATCAATCAGCTGGCAGGTGGCTTAAAATCATCGATGGGCTACACAGGCTGCCGTACCATCGAAGAGATGCGTGCTAATACCACCTTTGTCAAAGTGACATCAGCAGGTATGAAAGAATCGCATGTCCATGATGTCCAAATCACTAAAGAAGCACCGAACTATCGTCAAAACTGAGTGTGAGTGACGATAAAAAACAGCGATAATCATCAGGTTATCGCTGTTTTATTTGCTGATTGTATATCATACAAAAAAGCGAGAACATCATTCTCGCTTTTTATTTTAAGCTTATAAATCAGCTATTGGCAGTTTGCATCACAGATTCCAAACCCTTTGGCTTGACTTCGCTTAGGTGTTTTTTGATGGTGTCAATTGGCAAACCTTGCTTATCTAGGCGTTTTGGAATGATTTGGCTGCCTTTTTGACCTTTCATTTCAAACATCATAAACAAAAATTCATCCGTCTCATCCCAGCTGGTTACTGTATCCCAACCAATCACCGCCGATTGGGTTGGTGCGGTTTTCATCTGCATACCACGCATCTGTGGTGAGTTCATGATGGTTTGCGGTGCAGGGATTGCCATAACCAAACCATGCGACTGCACGCCAAGCTGAATGCCACTCATCTGCTCAGGCATCTCGGTGCTGGCGACTTGTTTTTGGTATTCTCTTTGCATATACCATTTTAGACCCAATGTGCGCGCCAGTAGATACAGGCCTACAAGCACAAGCATCAACCAAAAAATGATGGTCGAATAGCCACTGACAAACACAAGACCAGCAATTGCAGCAGCCACAGCAATCGCCATCACAATCCACTCTTTTGGCTTGATGGACTTGATAGAATAATGGCTTGAGCTTTTGTCAAACAGGGCAAGCTGTGCCGCACGAAACTCCGCTTCGGTCATGTTTAGGGCAACAGGCTTTAGGGTATAAGGGTACAACGCTTTTGACATAATTTTCATTTCCATAAAAAGACTGTGCTTATATTACCATTTTATACAAAAAAATAAACCAAAACTTGGAATTTGCAAAAATTTTTTGGGCAAATTGGCATGAAATGATGAAATTGGCTGAAATTTTGGGGAAAATTTGCTATCATTGGCAAGTATTTATGTGTCATACATAAATTTTTAAACTTAGTAAAAACAGTATAAACTTTACAAAAACATTTTGGGCTGTTAGCTTTGTCAATCACCCAAAATGCTTTGATAGGATTTTTGATATGCTAGACCCAAAATTTTTGCGTGGTAATTTAGACGAACTTAAGGCAAAATTGGCAACTCGTGGCTATGAGCTCGACATCGCTTTTTGGCAGTCAGTGGAAGAGCAGCGAAAATCCATTCAAGTAAAAACCGAAGAGCTACAAGCCCAAAAGAACGCAGGTGCCAAAAAAGTCGGTGAGCTCAAGCGTAATGGAGAAGATGCCACTGAGCTGATGAATCAGATGCAAGCAGTCTCTGAAGCGATGAAAACTGCCGAAAACGAACTGCGTGATTTACAAGCAACCATTACCAATGCAAGCCTACAAATCCCAAATATCCCTGCCGATGGCGTGCCTGTGGGCAATGATGAAAATGACAATGTCGAAGTGCGTCGCTGGGGCGTGCCAAGAGCCTTTGATTTTGAGATCAAAGATCATACTGATGTCGCCGAACAGCTTGGTATGCTAGATTTTGAGATGGCTGCCAAATTGACAGGCGCTCGTTTTAGCGTACTAAAAGGGGCGGTTGCTCGCCTAAATCGTGCCTTGATTCAGTTTATGCTAGATACACACACCACGAAGTATGGCTACACTGAGATGTATGTACCATACATGGTCAATGCCGACAGCTTACAGGGTACAGGTCAGCTACCGAAGTTTGAAGAAGACCTATTTA encodes:
- the guaB gene encoding IMP dehydrogenase, with the translated sequence MLRIAYDALTFDDVLLLPAYSEVLPKETNLSTRLTTDINLNLPIISAAMDTVTESKMAIAMAQLGGLGIIHKNMDIAHQARRVRHVKKFEAGTVADPITVNPDATVGDLLRITREHKISGVPVVEAGSNKVVGIVTHRDLRFETNLNQPVSNVMTPKDKLVTVKEGESQERIKELLHKHRIEKVVVIDDDFRLKGLITVNDFTKAENNPNAAKDSRGRLRVGAAVGTGADTEARVEALIDANVDVIIVDTAHGHSKGVIDRVAWIKKNYPNIQVIGGNIATGDAALALMDAGANAVKVGIGPGSICTTRIIAGIGVPQISAIDNVATALKDRIPLIADGGIRFSGDMAKAIAAGASCIMVGSLLAGTEEAPGEVELFQGRYYKAYRGMGSLGAMSGQNGSSDRYFQDAKDGVEKLVPEGIEGRVPYKGPVAGIINQLAGGLKSSMGYTGCRTIEEMRANTTFVKVTSAGMKESHVHDVQITKEAPNYRQN
- a CDS encoding YcxB family protein, with product MSKALYPYTLKPVALNMTEAEFRAAQLALFDKSSSHYSIKSIKPKEWIVMAIAVAAAIAGLVFVSGYSTIIFWLMLVLVGLYLLARTLGLKWYMQREYQKQVASTEMPEQMSGIQLGVQSHGLVMAIPAPQTIMNSPQMRGMQMKTAPTQSAVIGWDTVTSWDETDEFLFMMFEMKGQKGSQIIPKRLDKQGLPIDTIKKHLSEVKPKGLESVMQTANS
- the serS gene encoding serine--tRNA ligase; this translates as MLDPKFLRGNLDELKAKLATRGYELDIAFWQSVEEQRKSIQVKTEELQAQKNAGAKKVGELKRNGEDATELMNQMQAVSEAMKTAENELRDLQATITNASLQIPNIPADGVPVGNDENDNVEVRRWGVPRAFDFEIKDHTDVAEQLGMLDFEMAAKLTGARFSVLKGAVARLNRALIQFMLDTHTTKYGYTEMYVPYMVNADSLQGTGQLPKFEEDLFKLRGDKEYYLIPTSEVPLTNSVRDTILSPSDLPIKLTAHTPCFRSEAGSAGRDTRGLIRQHQFEKVEMVQIVKADTSMQALEDMTAQAEYILQSLELPYRVVQLCTGDMGFSAVKTYDIEVWLPSQDTYREISSCSNCGDFQARRMAARLKDGKQTELVHTLNGSGLAVGRTLLAILENHQNADGSVTIPAVLQPYMGGATVISC